From a single Silene latifolia isolate original U9 population chromosome 6, ASM4854445v1, whole genome shotgun sequence genomic region:
- the LOC141588534 gene encoding uncharacterized protein LOC141588534: MHSYIIRDAEIWTIQHLVTSSTIWECFLQLRDQLIQLMGMHHAKLLPANGPPPVRLRMIYQVFRGTTPKLYWTKALLDPVIMPRHKVIVLLAMQNSLSTTDNLCKQGFHMVSRCVLCFKAEETSQHLFFACEYSSCVLRLSVLGKGLQDVI; this comes from the coding sequence ATGCATTCTTATATCATCAGGGATGCTGAAATTTGGACCATACAACACCTTGTGACTTCCTCCACTATTTGGGAATGTTTTCTTCAGCTTCGTGACCAGCTCATTCAACTTATGGGAATGCATCATGCCAAGCTTCTGCCTGCAAATGGCCCTCCCCCTGTCAGATTGAGGATGATCTATCAGGTTTTCAGAGGTACCACTCCTAAGCTATACTGGACTAAAGCTCTCCTAGATCCTGTCATTATGCCCAGGCATAAGGTGATTGTCCTTCTTGCAATGCAGAACAGCCTCTCTACCACTGACAACCTTTGCAAACAAGGTTTTCACATGGTCAGTCGCTGTGTGTTATGCTTTAAGGCTGAAGAGACTTCCCAGCATCTCTTCTTTGCATGTGAGTACTCTTCTTGTGTTCTTCGGCTCTCTGTTCTTGGCAAGGGTTTACAAGACGTTATTTGA